A portion of the Bosea sp. NBC_00550 genome contains these proteins:
- a CDS encoding DoxX family protein produces the protein MARNGASPPAGALRWFALLLLCAAYIQGPVTKILDFEGALAEMTHFGLTPAPLFAVGIIVFELAMTALILIGRWRWLAALALAGFTLAATFIAIRFWEMSAGQGRAMAMNGFFEHLGLVGGFIVVALDDRSRRKGDT, from the coding sequence ATGGCCAGGAACGGCGCCTCTCCGCCGGCCGGCGCCTTGCGCTGGTTCGCGCTGCTGTTGCTCTGTGCCGCCTATATCCAGGGGCCAGTGACCAAGATCCTCGATTTTGAGGGTGCGCTAGCCGAGATGACCCATTTCGGCTTAACGCCGGCACCGCTCTTCGCCGTCGGCATCATTGTCTTCGAGCTTGCGATGACTGCTCTGATCCTGATCGGACGCTGGCGCTGGCTGGCTGCGCTGGCGCTCGCCGGGTTCACGCTGGCCGCGACCTTCATCGCCATTCGCTTCTGGGAGATGTCGGCCGGCCAGGGAAGGGCGATGGCGATGAATGGCTTCTTCGAACATCTCGGCTTGGTCGGCGGCTTCATCGTGGTCGCGCTCGACGACCGATCGCGGCGCAAGGGAGACACGTAG
- a CDS encoding dipeptidase: MLIDGLQCGLFDRGVFEDLKAGGFSCVTPTLGFWEGAIESFDSVAKWRDLARANADLMTIVRTTDDILAADRDGKVAMLLGYQNTNLLDGRIRYVELFADLGVKVLQLTYNNQNELGSSCYETVDPGLARFGREVVREMNQCGMLIDLSHVGDQTTLDTIEWSQKPVSITHANPASVFPHKRNKSDAIIKALAEKGGVIGCAAYRNITPEPACDSVDAWARMVAQTVDIAGIDHVALGTDFSHHSSQAYLDWMRSGRWTRSVQYGAGSAAKAGPSEKPAWLKKISGLADVAPALERVGFNAAEVEKLTSGNWLRLYRATIG, from the coding sequence ATGCTGATAGACGGCTTGCAATGCGGTTTGTTCGACCGCGGCGTATTCGAGGATCTCAAGGCCGGCGGATTCAGTTGCGTCACGCCGACGCTTGGCTTCTGGGAAGGCGCGATCGAGTCATTTGATTCCGTCGCGAAGTGGCGCGACCTTGCGCGCGCCAACGCCGATCTGATGACTATTGTGCGGACGACCGACGACATCCTCGCAGCCGATCGCGACGGCAAGGTCGCGATGCTGCTGGGCTACCAGAACACCAATCTACTCGATGGCCGCATCCGCTATGTCGAGCTCTTCGCCGATCTCGGCGTCAAGGTCCTGCAGCTCACCTACAACAACCAGAACGAGCTTGGCTCGAGCTGCTACGAGACGGTAGATCCTGGCCTCGCCCGCTTTGGCCGCGAGGTCGTCCGGGAAATGAACCAGTGCGGCATGCTGATCGACCTCTCGCATGTCGGCGACCAGACCACGCTCGATACAATCGAGTGGTCGCAAAAGCCGGTCTCGATCACCCACGCCAACCCGGCCTCCGTCTTTCCGCACAAGCGCAACAAGAGCGATGCGATCATCAAGGCGCTAGCGGAAAAGGGCGGCGTCATTGGCTGCGCCGCCTATCGCAACATCACGCCTGAACCGGCCTGCGACAGCGTCGATGCCTGGGCGCGGATGGTGGCGCAGACCGTCGACATAGCCGGCATCGACCATGTCGCCCTTGGCACCGATTTCAGCCATCACTCCAGCCAGGCCTATCTCGATTGGATGCGCTCGGGCCGTTGGACCCGCTCGGTCCAGTACGGCGCGGGCTCGGCAGCCAAGGCCGGCCCCAGCGAGAAGCCAGCTTGGCTGAAGAAAATAAGCGGCCTGGCCGACGTCGCACCGGCACTGGAGCGGGTCGGTTTCAATGCGGCCGAGGTCGAGAAGCTCACCTCCGGCAACTGGCTACGTCTCTATCGCGCAACGATCGGTTGA
- a CDS encoding XapX domain-containing protein, with the protein MKPYLVSLGAGLLVGVVYGLLNVRSPAPPVVALVGLLGILAGEQIAPIAKRLASGQGLTPGWLRRECGEHLFGSPPSPTSGDKSQEWSDR; encoded by the coding sequence ATGAAGCCCTATCTGGTCTCGCTTGGAGCCGGCCTCCTGGTAGGCGTCGTCTACGGCTTGCTGAACGTCCGATCGCCCGCGCCGCCCGTGGTCGCGCTCGTCGGCCTGCTTGGTATCCTGGCCGGAGAGCAGATCGCGCCAATCGCAAAGCGCCTCGCTTCGGGGCAGGGGCTGACCCCTGGATGGCTGCGGCGGGAATGCGGCGAGCACCTCTTCGGCTCGCCGCCGTCGCCAACTTCCGGCGATAAAAGTCAAGAATGGAGCGACCGATGA
- a CDS encoding hydrolase, producing the protein MSKYLEVLTPKNCQMIFIDQQPQMAFGVQSIDRQVLKNNVVGLAKAAKTFNIPTTITTVETTSFSGHTYPELLAVFPQNKILERTSMNSWDDQNVRDALAANNRKKVVVSGLWTEVCNTTFALCAMLEGAYEIYMVADASGGTSGDAHRYAMDRMVQAGVVPVTWQQVLLEWQRDWAHRETYDAVMAIVKEHSGAYGMGVDYAYTMVHKAPERVAHGERIGPRPADI; encoded by the coding sequence ATGTCCAAGTACCTGGAAGTCCTGACCCCGAAGAACTGCCAAATGATCTTCATCGACCAGCAGCCGCAGATGGCGTTCGGCGTGCAGTCGATCGACCGGCAGGTGTTGAAGAACAACGTCGTGGGCCTCGCCAAGGCGGCGAAGACGTTCAACATCCCAACGACAATCACCACGGTCGAAACGACCAGCTTCTCCGGGCACACCTATCCCGAGCTGCTGGCCGTGTTCCCCCAGAACAAGATCCTCGAGCGCACCTCGATGAACTCATGGGACGACCAGAACGTGCGCGATGCGCTCGCCGCTAACAACCGCAAGAAAGTCGTTGTCTCCGGCCTGTGGACCGAGGTCTGCAACACCACCTTCGCGCTCTGCGCCATGTTGGAAGGCGCCTACGAGATTTATATGGTTGCGGACGCCTCCGGCGGTACCTCCGGCGATGCGCATAGATACGCTATGGACCGGATGGTCCAGGCCGGCGTCGTACCGGTGACCTGGCAGCAGGTGCTCCTGGAATGGCAGCGCGACTGGGCCCATCGCGAGACCTATGACGCCGTCATGGCCATCGTGAAAGAACATTCCGGCGCCTACGGCATGGGCGTCGACTACGCCTATACCATGGTCCACAAGGCACCCGAGCGCGTCGCGCATGGCGAGCGCATCGGTCCGCGCCCGGCAGATATTTAA
- a CDS encoding amidohydrolase — protein sequence MPTRRQTTFGAAAGAFSGLFGSAVAQAAGPQSPGQGARPMTADLILRSGRFTTLDPGNPTASAVAVKDGVFLSVGSEPEVMVHAGSNTKVIDLKGRCALPGLIDNHLHIIRGGLNFNMELRWDGVRTLADAMNMLKRQVAVTPPPQWVRVVGGFTEHQFAEKRLPTIAELNAVAPDTPVFILHLYDRALLNGAALRAVGYTKDTPNPPGGEVTRDANGNPTGLLLARPNAGILYATLAKGPKLPFEYQVNSTRHFMRELNRLGVTGAIDAGGGFQNYPDDYAVIQKLADDNQITIRLAYNLFTQKPTQEKEDFLNWTKTSKYKQGDDYFRHNGAGEMLVFSAADFEDFREPRPDMPPEMEGDLEGVVRILAENRWPWRLHATYDETISRALDVFEKVDKDIPLKGLNWFFDHAETISERSIDRIAALGGGVAVQHRMAYQGEYFVERYGAKAAEATPPVARMIEKGIKTSAGTDATRVASYNPWVALAWLATGKTVGGLRVTPQRNCLDRETALRMMTEKVTWFSNEEGKKGQIAVGQFADLIVPDRDFFACPEDEIAHISADLTVVGGKVVYGARDFASFEESAPPPAMPDWSPVRTFKGYAAWGEPDGAGKNSLRRAAMTNCRCASACNVHGHDHAGAWSSALPASDYRSFWGALGCACWAV from the coding sequence ATCCCGACCCGCCGCCAAACCACCTTCGGCGCCGCTGCCGGGGCCTTCTCGGGCCTATTCGGAAGCGCCGTCGCCCAAGCGGCCGGCCCCCAATCCCCTGGCCAAGGAGCCCGCCCGATGACCGCCGATCTCATTCTCCGCAGCGGCCGCTTTACGACGCTGGATCCTGGCAACCCGACCGCAAGCGCCGTAGCGGTGAAGGACGGAGTTTTCCTCAGTGTCGGCAGCGAGCCAGAAGTCATGGTTCATGCTGGCTCCAACACAAAGGTGATCGACCTCAAGGGTCGTTGCGCATTGCCAGGCCTGATCGACAATCATCTCCACATCATCCGAGGGGGGCTTAACTTCAACATGGAGCTTCGCTGGGACGGCGTGCGGACGCTGGCCGATGCTATGAACATGCTGAAGCGCCAAGTGGCGGTCACGCCGCCGCCTCAATGGGTGCGCGTCGTCGGCGGCTTCACCGAGCACCAGTTCGCCGAGAAGCGCCTACCGACAATCGCGGAGCTGAACGCCGTCGCACCCGACACTCCGGTCTTCATCTTACATCTTTATGACCGCGCTCTACTTAACGGTGCTGCGCTGCGGGCGGTCGGCTATACCAAGGACACGCCGAACCCGCCCGGCGGCGAGGTCACCCGCGACGCCAATGGCAATCCGACGGGCCTGCTGCTGGCTCGGCCCAATGCCGGCATCCTCTATGCGACGCTCGCCAAGGGGCCGAAGTTGCCTTTCGAGTATCAAGTCAACTCGACCCGGCATTTCATGCGCGAGCTCAACCGGCTCGGCGTCACCGGTGCGATCGACGCCGGTGGCGGTTTCCAGAACTACCCAGACGACTACGCCGTCATCCAGAAGCTCGCCGACGACAACCAAATCACCATCCGCCTCGCCTACAACCTATTCACGCAGAAGCCAACGCAGGAGAAGGAGGACTTTCTTAACTGGACGAAGACCTCCAAGTACAAGCAAGGCGACGATTATTTCCGTCATAACGGCGCGGGCGAGATGCTTGTCTTCTCCGCTGCCGACTTCGAGGATTTCCGCGAGCCTCGGCCCGATATGCCCCCTGAGATGGAGGGCGATCTAGAAGGCGTCGTGCGCATCCTCGCCGAGAACCGTTGGCCCTGGCGCCTGCACGCGACCTATGACGAAACAATTTCGCGCGCCCTTGATGTCTTCGAGAAGGTCGACAAGGACATTCCCCTCAAGGGGCTGAACTGGTTCTTCGACCATGCCGAGACGATTTCGGAGCGCTCGATCGACCGCATCGCCGCTCTCGGCGGCGGCGTCGCGGTGCAGCACCGCATGGCCTATCAGGGCGAGTATTTCGTAGAACGCTACGGCGCGAAGGCGGCCGAGGCGACCCCGCCGGTGGCGCGCATGATAGAAAAGGGTATCAAGACTTCCGCGGGCACCGACGCCACCCGCGTCGCCTCCTATAACCCTTGGGTCGCGCTCGCCTGGCTCGCCACGGGCAAGACCGTCGGCGGCTTGCGCGTCACGCCGCAGCGCAATTGCCTCGATCGCGAGACGGCGCTCAGGATGATGACCGAGAAGGTCACCTGGTTCTCCAATGAGGAGGGTAAGAAAGGCCAGATCGCGGTCGGCCAGTTTGCTGATCTGATCGTGCCCGATCGCGATTTCTTCGCCTGTCCGGAGGACGAGATCGCGCATATCTCCGCGGATCTTACGGTGGTCGGTGGCAAGGTCGTCTATGGCGCCCGCGATTTCGCTTCCTTCGAAGAGAGCGCCCCCCCACCGGCGATGCCCGACTGGTCACCGGTCCGAACCTTCAAAGGATACGCCGCCTGGGGCGAGCCCGATGGCGCCGGCAAGAACTCGTTGCGCCGCGCCGCCATGACCAATTGCCGCTGTGCCAGCGCCTGCAACGTCCATGGCCACGACCATGCCGGCGCCTGGTCGAGCGCGCTGCCGGCCTCCGACTATCGTTCCTTCTGGGGAGCGCTCGGCTGCGCCTGCTGGGCGGTGTGA
- a CDS encoding MFS transporter, translated as MNTSTTPAPPSGFAPLRQTVFAVLWAATIIGNIGSFMRDVASAWLVTDLSGAPAAVALVQAAATLPVFLLAIPAGVLSDILDRRRFLIAVQLLLGCVSLSLMALASLGQLSVPALVGLTFVGGVGAALMAPTWQAIVPELVGKADLKSAVALNSLGINISRAIGPALGGLILAAFGAGVTYGADVLSYVIVIGALFWWRRPIGADDALSEQFAGAFRAGLRYARASRELHVVLLRAAIFFGCASAVWALLPLVARNLLGGGAGFYGVLLGAVGAGAIGGAILLPRLRAGLDAERLLLFSAVLTAAVMAVLTLAPPQWLAIVVLLLLGAAWIVALTTLNGVAQAILPNWVRGRALAVYLTVFNGAMTAGTLGWGAVAEAAGIRVTLLIGAAALLVTGLIMQRIKLPAGEADLAPSNHWPEPLVAAEVANDRGPVLILIEYRVPAADREVFLRAINALSVERRRDGAYGWGITEDTADPEGLVEWFMVSSWAEHLRQHRRVSKSDADVQSEVRRFHVGKEGPVVRHFLHIHPLPGLAGAGEGAKA; from the coding sequence GTGAATACTTCCACGACGCCGGCACCTCCGTCCGGCTTCGCGCCGCTGCGCCAAACCGTCTTCGCCGTGCTCTGGGCGGCGACCATCATTGGCAATATCGGCTCCTTCATGCGCGATGTCGCCAGCGCCTGGCTAGTGACGGACCTCTCCGGTGCGCCGGCCGCAGTGGCGCTCGTTCAGGCGGCGGCGACGCTCCCGGTCTTCCTGCTCGCCATCCCCGCCGGCGTGCTCTCGGACATCCTCGACCGCCGCAGGTTCCTGATCGCGGTCCAGCTCCTGCTCGGCTGCGTCAGCCTGTCGCTGATGGCGTTGGCGAGCCTGGGCCAGCTCAGCGTGCCGGCCCTGGTCGGCCTGACTTTCGTCGGCGGCGTCGGCGCGGCGTTGATGGCGCCGACCTGGCAGGCGATTGTGCCTGAGCTTGTCGGCAAGGCCGATCTCAAGAGCGCGGTGGCGCTGAATTCGCTCGGCATCAACATCTCGCGCGCCATCGGCCCGGCGCTGGGCGGGCTGATCCTCGCCGCCTTCGGCGCCGGCGTGACCTACGGCGCCGACGTGCTGAGCTACGTCATTGTCATCGGCGCGCTTTTCTGGTGGCGCCGCCCTATAGGCGCCGACGATGCGCTAAGCGAGCAGTTCGCCGGTGCCTTCCGGGCCGGCCTCCGCTATGCCCGGGCGAGCCGCGAGCTGCACGTCGTGCTGCTGCGTGCGGCGATCTTCTTCGGCTGCGCCAGCGCCGTCTGGGCACTGCTGCCGCTGGTCGCGCGCAACCTACTCGGTGGCGGGGCTGGCTTCTACGGCGTGCTGCTCGGCGCGGTCGGCGCGGGTGCAATCGGCGGCGCTATCCTGCTACCACGTCTGCGCGCCGGCCTCGATGCCGAAAGGCTTCTGCTGTTCTCGGCCGTCTTGACTGCGGCGGTCATGGCCGTGCTAACGCTCGCGCCGCCGCAATGGCTCGCGATCGTCGTCCTTCTGCTGCTCGGCGCCGCCTGGATCGTGGCGCTGACGACGCTCAACGGCGTCGCCCAGGCGATCCTACCGAACTGGGTGCGCGGCCGCGCGCTTGCAGTCTATCTCACTGTGTTCAATGGCGCGATGACCGCGGGCACCCTTGGATGGGGTGCGGTGGCGGAAGCCGCCGGCATCCGCGTCACGCTGTTGATTGGAGCAGCCGCACTGCTTGTGACCGGCCTGATTATGCAGCGGATCAAGCTGCCGGCCGGCGAAGCCGACCTCGCGCCCTCCAACCACTGGCCAGAGCCGCTCGTCGCCGCCGAGGTCGCCAACGACCGCGGACCTGTCCTGATCCTGATAGAGTACCGCGTGCCGGCGGCCGATCGCGAGGTGTTCCTACGCGCGATCAACGCGCTCTCGGTCGAGCGGCGTCGCGACGGCGCTTACGGCTGGGGCATCACCGAGGACACGGCAGATCCGGAGGGGCTGGTCGAATGGTTCATGGTCTCGTCTTGGGCCGAGCATCTTCGCCAGCACCGCCGGGTGTCCAAGTCCGATGCCGATGTGCAAAGCGAGGTCAGGCGCTTCCATGTCGGGAAGGAGGGGCCGGTCGTGCGACACTTCCTGCATATCCATCCGCTGCCTGGCCTTGCAGGCGCGGGGGAGGGAGCCAAGGCGTGA
- a CDS encoding ABC transporter substrate-binding protein produces MVRKVMARPQTTRRNLLSMLGGGLVAIPFIKRARAAETLYINTWGGPWEEAARAILFTPFTAETGIEIRTIAPVSFAKLAAQARTGVYEFDVTTLGVAELGRANHAKLIDTYDESKIPTSSLWPGAVTLNGVNSHAFANIIAYRRDKMPNGGPKSWKEFWDTTRFPGSRSLQNYPARVLAFALMADGVEPAKLFPYDLDRAFKSLDRIKKEVRVWWSQSPQSQQLLRDGEVELIGMWNTSAQAMVDQKQPVELVFDQAVIDVATWVVARGSPRAKNAWRFIEFAVGPERLAQFAQKNNYGPMNPISFKYLSPEVIRHMPTSPENLSRSVILDAEKLLPQLDVMAKRFEQWLST; encoded by the coding sequence ATGGTTAGGAAAGTGATGGCTCGACCGCAGACCACGCGCCGCAACCTGCTATCGATGCTGGGGGGCGGCCTCGTCGCGATTCCCTTTATCAAGCGGGCTCGCGCCGCCGAGACGCTCTACATCAATACCTGGGGCGGTCCTTGGGAAGAAGCAGCGCGCGCGATACTCTTCACCCCGTTCACGGCGGAGACCGGCATTGAGATCCGCACGATCGCACCGGTTTCGTTCGCCAAACTCGCCGCGCAAGCCCGCACCGGCGTCTATGAATTCGACGTGACGACACTTGGCGTCGCTGAGCTCGGCCGCGCCAACCACGCCAAGCTGATCGACACCTATGACGAGAGCAAGATCCCTACCTCGTCGCTCTGGCCCGGGGCGGTGACGCTGAACGGCGTCAACTCGCATGCCTTCGCCAACATCATCGCCTATCGCCGCGACAAGATGCCCAATGGCGGTCCGAAGAGTTGGAAGGAGTTCTGGGACACCACCAGATTTCCGGGTTCGCGCAGCTTGCAGAACTACCCTGCCCGCGTGCTCGCCTTTGCGCTGATGGCGGACGGTGTCGAGCCTGCGAAGCTGTTTCCATATGATCTCGACCGCGCCTTCAAATCACTCGACAGGATCAAGAAAGAGGTCCGCGTCTGGTGGAGCCAGAGCCCGCAATCCCAGCAATTGCTGCGTGATGGCGAGGTCGAGTTGATCGGTATGTGGAACACCAGCGCGCAGGCGATGGTCGATCAGAAGCAGCCGGTCGAACTCGTGTTCGATCAGGCCGTGATCGATGTCGCGACTTGGGTGGTCGCGCGCGGCTCCCCACGGGCCAAGAATGCCTGGCGCTTCATCGAGTTCGCCGTCGGTCCTGAGCGGCTGGCGCAGTTCGCGCAGAAGAACAATTACGGCCCGATGAACCCCATCTCGTTCAAATATCTGTCACCCGAAGTCATCCGCCACATGCCGACCTCGCCGGAGAACCTGTCGAGATCCGTCATCCTCGATGCCGAGAAGCTGTTGCCGCAGCTCGACGTCATGGCCAAGCGCTTCGAACAATGGCTGTCGACTTGA
- a CDS encoding IclR family transcriptional regulator: protein MAVRSLSTTLKTLAVCDIIAASPKPMRLPDVVKATGDQRAAVYQRLRTLVDAGFLEQTPDGAFRLALRFQFYAVRALEQANLGERTTELLQEIVAESGETATISVLDGYHAVIINRVESRQVLRADLRVGARMALGASASGSVFVAFGSQEMRERLREQGITLPDDAALGEVRERGFAVFAPTDPQFVAAVAAPVFDAAGQCIAVIAISGPTTRFDHATCAPIAVAAARRFSAQFGNT, encoded by the coding sequence ATGGCTGTTCGCTCTCTTTCGACTACGCTCAAGACGCTCGCGGTCTGCGACATCATCGCCGCGTCACCGAAGCCCATGAGGCTGCCCGACGTCGTCAAGGCGACAGGCGACCAGCGCGCCGCGGTCTATCAGCGGCTGCGTACGCTGGTGGATGCAGGCTTCCTCGAGCAGACGCCCGACGGGGCGTTCCGCCTGGCGCTGCGCTTCCAGTTCTACGCCGTGCGCGCGCTTGAGCAGGCCAATCTCGGAGAGCGGACGACGGAACTACTTCAAGAGATCGTCGCGGAGAGCGGCGAGACGGCGACCATCTCCGTGCTCGACGGCTATCACGCGGTCATCATCAACCGGGTGGAGTCACGCCAGGTGCTGCGTGCCGATCTGCGGGTCGGCGCGCGCATGGCGCTGGGAGCCAGCGCCTCGGGTTCGGTGTTCGTCGCCTTCGGCTCGCAGGAGATGCGGGAGCGCCTACGTGAACAGGGCATCACGCTTCCAGACGATGCCGCGCTGGGAGAGGTCCGCGAACGAGGCTTTGCCGTATTCGCCCCAACCGACCCGCAATTTGTCGCAGCGGTGGCCGCGCCGGTCTTCGACGCCGCCGGCCAATGCATTGCAGTCATCGCGATCTCCGGTCCGACCACGCGCTTCGACCACGCAACCTGCGCGCCGATTGCGGTCGCTGCCGCTCGACGTTTCAGCGCTCAATTCGGGAATACATGA
- a CDS encoding winged helix-turn-helix transcriptional regulator, giving the protein MNRSKENAEEHCVADSFLKFFSQEWMSHIVFSLARRGPLRFGALRRQLPPLISARVLSARLKALEAAGYVERRDLSGRVLHIEYSLTASGRAVDAALSRSEQLLSDDAR; this is encoded by the coding sequence ATGAACCGATCGAAAGAGAACGCAGAAGAACATTGCGTTGCCGATAGCTTCCTGAAGTTCTTCTCGCAGGAATGGATGAGCCACATCGTATTCTCATTGGCGCGCCGCGGGCCGTTGCGTTTCGGAGCCTTGAGACGGCAGCTCCCGCCGCTTATTTCGGCGCGGGTTCTGTCTGCCCGGCTGAAGGCCCTCGAGGCTGCAGGCTACGTTGAACGCCGCGATCTCAGCGGCCGGGTGCTTCATATCGAGTACTCTCTCACAGCTTCCGGGCGCGCCGTTGACGCCGCGCTCTCCAGGAGCGAGCAGCTTCTGTCCGACGATGCGCGCTAG
- a CDS encoding ABC transporter permease encodes MAVDLTLPVAAQGGSWSASGWGRALIRPPFLLYAPATLFLAVFFLAPLGLVVWISVSEPTLGLDNYAEFFASKYDLSVLARTFQTALIVTVTSLIFAYPVAYVAARKGGAVAAFLLGVVALSFWTSFLVRTYAWMVILGARGPVVGVLVALGVTPPPRLLFTTFAATFAMAHMLVPFMVLALYAVMKRIDEVYMRAAASLGARPLRAFLTVYLPQSLPGVLNGATLVFITCLGFYVTPTLIGSPQDKMIAGRIGQQIEQLLEFGAASATSMVLLAAAVALFVIYDRLFGIEKMWR; translated from the coding sequence ATGGCTGTCGACTTGACCCTGCCGGTCGCAGCGCAAGGAGGCTCTTGGAGCGCGTCCGGATGGGGCAGAGCCCTGATCCGGCCGCCGTTCCTGCTCTATGCGCCAGCTACCCTGTTCCTGGCCGTGTTCTTCCTCGCGCCACTGGGCCTGGTCGTCTGGATAAGCGTGAGCGAGCCTACGTTAGGCCTCGACAATTACGCCGAATTCTTCGCCTCGAAATACGATCTCAGCGTCCTTGCGCGAACTTTCCAGACGGCGCTGATCGTCACGGTCACCAGCCTCATCTTCGCCTATCCCGTGGCCTATGTCGCAGCCCGGAAGGGCGGGGCGGTCGCAGCCTTTTTGCTCGGTGTCGTGGCGCTGAGCTTCTGGACGAGCTTTCTCGTCCGCACCTACGCGTGGATGGTAATCCTGGGCGCGCGCGGGCCGGTCGTCGGAGTCCTCGTGGCGCTCGGCGTCACCCCACCGCCGCGCCTGCTCTTCACCACCTTCGCCGCGACCTTCGCTATGGCCCATATGCTGGTGCCGTTCATGGTGCTGGCGCTCTATGCCGTGATGAAGCGTATCGACGAGGTCTATATGCGCGCCGCAGCCAGCCTCGGCGCCCGGCCGCTCAGGGCCTTTTTGACCGTCTATCTGCCGCAGAGCCTGCCCGGCGTGCTCAATGGCGCTACCCTGGTCTTCATCACCTGCCTCGGCTTCTATGTGACGCCGACGCTGATCGGAAGCCCGCAGGACAAGATGATCGCCGGTCGCATCGGCCAGCAAATCGAGCAATTGCTCGAATTTGGCGCGGCCTCGGCGACTTCGATGGTCCTGCTCGCCGCCGCGGTCGCTCTCTTCGTGATCTACGACCGCCTATTCGGCATCGAAAAGATGTGGAGGTGA
- a CDS encoding ABC transporter permease — MSRSTVIIAVVVAILLAAPMFIVVPMSFSTAPSLEFPPPGYWLGYYRRFFSDPNWTGPVLNSFLIGLGTMVLAMLLGAPASFALVRYRFRFRAAFRLVVMMPLIVPHIVMALGYYSYFGSLGLVQSMTGVILAHACLSIPVVVLTLTSALVSFDRRLENAAANLGARPLKTFRLVTFPILRPAFLVAALFAFIHSFDEAVIAIFISGRDSATLPRQMFNSFQMEADPAISAASSLLLAAVLAGLGAQFAARLVRRQRPATTL, encoded by the coding sequence ATGTCGCGCTCCACGGTGATCATCGCGGTTGTTGTCGCGATCCTGCTGGCCGCTCCGATGTTCATCGTCGTGCCGATGTCCTTCAGCACCGCGCCGTCGTTGGAGTTTCCGCCACCGGGCTATTGGCTGGGCTATTACCGGCGCTTCTTTTCCGATCCGAACTGGACGGGCCCGGTTCTGAACAGCTTCCTGATCGGGCTTGGTACGATGGTCCTGGCGATGCTGCTCGGTGCGCCCGCCTCCTTCGCGCTGGTGCGCTACCGGTTTCGCTTTCGGGCGGCCTTCCGGCTCGTCGTTATGATGCCGCTGATCGTGCCCCACATCGTGATGGCGCTGGGCTATTATAGCTATTTCGGTTCGCTCGGGCTGGTTCAGAGCATGACCGGCGTGATCCTCGCCCATGCCTGCCTGTCGATACCGGTCGTGGTACTGACGTTGACCTCGGCGCTGGTCAGTTTCGATCGCAGACTCGAGAACGCTGCAGCGAATCTCGGCGCCCGGCCGCTGAAGACCTTTCGGCTGGTGACTTTTCCAATCTTGCGACCGGCCTTCCTCGTGGCGGCGCTGTTTGCCTTCATCCATTCCTTCGACGAGGCGGTGATCGCGATCTTCATCTCCGGCCGCGACAGCGCAACCCTGCCTCGCCAGATGTTCAACAGTTTCCAGATGGAAGCCGACCCTGCCATTTCCGCCGCATCCTCGCTACTGCTGGCTGCCGTGCTGGCCGGGCTCGGTGCGCAGTTCGCCGCCCGGCTTGTGCGCCGGCAACGGCCTGCGACGACCCTCTGA